Proteins co-encoded in one Streptomyces roseochromogenus subsp. oscitans DS 12.976 genomic window:
- a CDS encoding heavy-metal-associated domain-containing protein: protein MTETGYTVAGMVCAHCAACVTEEIERIPGVAAVAVDVDSGRIAVTSDRPLDVTDVRTAIEESDYELAEPTT from the coding sequence GTGACCGAGACCGGCTACACCGTCGCGGGCATGGTCTGCGCACACTGCGCGGCATGCGTCACCGAGGAGATCGAGCGCATCCCCGGGGTCGCGGCCGTGGCGGTGGACGTCGACAGCGGACGGATCGCGGTGACCAGCGACCGCCCCCTGGACGTCACGGACGTACGCACCGCGATCGAGGAATCGGACTACGAGCTGGCCGAGCCGACGACCTGA
- a CDS encoding transposase — protein sequence MAGRPPVWSWRQLIDGIRFRVRTGVPWRDVPVEYGPWGRICALFRRWQRDGIWHQVLTRLQALADAKGAIVWDLSVDPTVCRAHQHATGARKQGDLQKEPPGGVFDEPGDHGLGVLITSVVNSAEVLIMTKTSGVVEVSRTAPHGGLLVPP from the coding sequence ATGGCCGGGCGGCCGCCGGTCTGGTCCTGGCGGCAGTTGATCGACGGCATCCGGTTCCGGGTCCGAACCGGGGTGCCATGGCGGGACGTGCCCGTCGAGTACGGGCCGTGGGGCCGGATCTGCGCCCTGTTTCGCCGGTGGCAGCGAGACGGCATCTGGCACCAGGTTCTCACCCGGCTCCAGGCCCTGGCTGATGCGAAGGGCGCGATCGTGTGGGACCTGAGCGTCGACCCCACCGTGTGCCGTGCCCATCAGCATGCGACCGGAGCCCGCAAGCAGGGTGACCTGCAGAAGGAACCACCGGGCGGTGTCTTCGACGAGCCCGGTGATCACGGGCTCGGTGTATTGATCACGAGCGTTGTTAACAGTGCCGAGGTCTTGATCATGACGAAGACCTCCGGTGTGGTGGAGGTGTCTAGGACTGCACCGCACGGAGGTCTTCTTGTCCCACCGTAA
- a CDS encoding glycosyl hydrolase — MAALLGAALAVLTPRTAGADTVGQGSYTTTAPGPLPSGCGDLSTNPRHWVTANAPSDAVPTNDWWSSILWKRTNCAYGEPMYAQPLGFKAQPGGLGVSYSTKPTISGSGKGVGEYHFDYAEDFVAGVSGLTAPEVKVDDWSDWTVSPYLSDGTHTLRATIGSGLPFAYFRATGGDAQIKAASDATVDVWSNSKSTLGYTVNGHDYVAFAPTGATWTVNGSTFTSSLAGKDYFSVAVLPTTPSTSASDRAGLAAEYAKYAYDPVTGTAVSYRYDEADSTVTTTYHFTTTALDGSETGTVAALLPHQWRYLADGSPLQQTYVSSRGPLKVLTGVTSFTTSMVFHGVLPEIPAVADSSGPDATTLQDYLNAEKADPTRQQSDDTYWTGKGLGRAARLAEIADQTGNTDVRDAALSAIKSKLTDWFTASPGKTGHLFYYDRNWGTLIGYPASYGSDQELNDHHFHYGYYIAAAATLARFDPTWADADHYGGMVDLLIRDANNYDRTDKRFPYLRDFDIYAGHDWASGHGSFAAGNNQESSSEGMNFDNALIQWGTATGNKAVRDAGIYMYTTQAAAIHDYWFDTHHQIYPSDFPHKELGMVWSNGGAYATWFSSAPEQIQGINLLPITGGHLYLGDDPTYVKANYQEMLDQAGKTQPGIWTDIWYEYLALGDGDAALADFRANNSFTSEEGESKAHTFHWIRNLAALGTVDTTVTADNPLTAVFTKNGARTYVAANTTATDTTVHFSDGTTVQVPAGKTVTAGAHTWSGGSAPGGTGPSPTPTPSPTGGGSSPTLYLHDDGGLTGTVGGTGSVTLASADGTNHDGDPYRPVTFTASGLNMKYQGGATQFDLAVDAKDVVGNAVQLQVSYDCTGDGKWDRVETYRYFATDPVPSWEHYTNTAGLASQSGTLCDLKDGTVQAKIWNALGNATSTLATGEQSVLRLPYS, encoded by the coding sequence GTGGCTGCACTTCTCGGGGCGGCCTTGGCGGTGCTCACGCCGCGGACGGCCGGCGCCGACACGGTGGGGCAGGGCAGTTACACCACCACGGCGCCCGGTCCGCTGCCGTCGGGATGCGGGGACCTGTCCACCAATCCGCGGCACTGGGTAACGGCGAACGCCCCGTCAGACGCAGTGCCCACCAACGACTGGTGGTCGTCGATCCTGTGGAAGCGCACCAACTGCGCCTACGGGGAGCCGATGTACGCCCAACCACTGGGCTTCAAGGCACAGCCGGGAGGGCTCGGGGTCTCCTACAGCACCAAGCCCACGATCTCAGGCAGCGGCAAGGGCGTGGGCGAGTACCACTTCGACTACGCGGAGGACTTCGTCGCCGGCGTCTCGGGGCTGACCGCTCCCGAGGTGAAGGTGGACGACTGGAGCGACTGGACGGTCAGCCCCTACCTGAGCGACGGCACGCACACCCTGCGGGCGACCATCGGCTCCGGCCTGCCGTTCGCCTACTTCCGGGCGACGGGCGGCGACGCACAGATCAAGGCGGCCTCCGACGCGACGGTGGACGTGTGGTCCAACTCCAAATCCACGCTCGGGTACACGGTCAACGGGCACGACTACGTCGCCTTCGCGCCCACCGGGGCGACCTGGACCGTCAATGGCTCCACCTTCACCTCCTCACTCGCCGGCAAGGACTACTTCTCGGTCGCCGTCCTTCCCACCACGCCGTCCACCTCGGCGTCCGACCGTGCCGGACTCGCGGCCGAGTACGCCAAGTACGCCTACGACCCTGTCACCGGTACGGCCGTGTCCTACCGGTACGACGAGGCGGACAGTACCGTCACCACCACGTACCACTTCACCACCACCGCGCTCGACGGGTCGGAAACGGGCACGGTCGCGGCCTTGCTGCCCCATCAGTGGCGCTACCTGGCCGACGGCAGCCCGCTGCAGCAGACATACGTCTCCTCGCGCGGCCCGCTGAAGGTGCTCACCGGTGTCACGTCCTTCACGACGTCGATGGTCTTCCACGGGGTGCTGCCGGAGATACCGGCCGTCGCCGACAGTTCCGGCCCAGACGCCACGACGCTGCAGGACTACCTCAACGCGGAGAAGGCCGACCCGACCCGCCAGCAGAGCGACGACACCTACTGGACCGGCAAGGGCCTGGGACGCGCTGCACGACTGGCGGAGATCGCCGACCAGACCGGCAACACCGACGTGCGCGACGCCGCCCTGTCCGCGATCAAGTCCAAGCTGACGGACTGGTTCACCGCGTCGCCGGGCAAGACGGGCCACCTGTTCTACTACGACCGCAACTGGGGCACCCTGATCGGCTATCCGGCCTCCTATGGGTCCGATCAGGAGCTGAACGACCACCACTTCCACTACGGCTACTACATCGCCGCGGCCGCGACCCTGGCCAGGTTCGATCCCACCTGGGCCGACGCCGACCACTACGGGGGCATGGTCGACCTGCTCATCCGGGACGCCAACAACTACGACCGCACCGACAAGCGCTTCCCCTACCTGCGGGACTTCGACATCTACGCCGGCCACGACTGGGCCTCCGGCCACGGCTCGTTCGCCGCGGGCAACAACCAGGAGTCCTCCTCGGAGGGGATGAACTTCGACAACGCGCTCATCCAGTGGGGCACCGCCACCGGGAACAAGGCCGTCCGCGACGCCGGAATCTACATGTACACCACCCAGGCCGCCGCCATCCACGACTACTGGTTCGACACCCACCACCAGATCTACCCCAGCGACTTCCCCCACAAGGAGCTCGGCATGGTCTGGAGCAACGGCGGCGCCTACGCCACCTGGTTCTCCAGCGCCCCCGAACAGATCCAGGGCATCAACCTGCTGCCGATCACCGGCGGACACCTCTATCTCGGCGACGACCCGACCTACGTCAAAGCCAACTACCAGGAGATGCTCGACCAGGCCGGCAAAACCCAGCCCGGCATCTGGACCGACATCTGGTACGAATACCTGGCCCTGGGCGACGGCGACGCGGCCCTGGCCGACTTCCGCGCCAACAACTCCTTCACCTCCGAAGAAGGCGAGAGCAAGGCCCACACCTTCCACTGGATCCGCAACCTCGCCGCCCTCGGCACCGTGGACACCACCGTCACCGCCGACAACCCGCTGACCGCGGTCTTCACCAAGAACGGCGCACGCACCTACGTCGCCGCCAACACCACCGCCACCGACACCACCGTGCACTTCTCCGACGGAACCACCGTGCAGGTACCCGCCGGGAAGACGGTCACCGCCGGCGCCCACACCTGGAGCGGCGGCAGCGCGCCCGGCGGCACAGGGCCCAGCCCTACTCCCACTCCCTCGCCCACCGGCGGTGGCTCCTCGCCGACGCTGTACCTGCATGATGACGGGGGGCTGACGGGAACGGTCGGGGGTACGGGCAGTGTCACGCTGGCGTCGGCGGACGGCACGAACCATGACGGCGATCCCTACCGGCCGGTCACGTTCACCGCGTCCGGGCTGAACATGAAGTACCAGGGCGGGGCGACGCAGTTCGACCTGGCGGTCGACGCGAAGGATGTGGTCGGCAACGCGGTCCAGCTACAGGTGTCCTACGACTGCACCGGGGACGGAAAGTGGGACCGTGTGGAGACCTACCGCTACTTCGCCACCGACCCCGTACCCAGCTGGGAGCACTACACCAACACGGCTGGACTGGCCTCACAAAGCGGCACGCTGTGCGACCTGAAGGACGGAACCGTCCAGGCGAAAATCTGGAACGCCCTGGGCAACGCCACCAGCACCCTCGCCACCGGAGAACAATCGGTCCTCCGACTGCCCTACAGCTGA
- a CDS encoding TetR/AcrR family transcriptional regulator, with the protein MNSSRGRRPGKPDTRAQILDVARRRFLEGGYQDVTLRSIAAEAGVDLALVSYYFGSKKGLLSAALALVVNPSDILGRAAEGEPATFPQRALYALLSLWENSETGAPLRALVAGAAHDAAFADLVREMTEKELIEKIASRIGGRDARKRAAAFCAQIAGLIVTRYILRLEPIASMAPDEIIRIYSPPLRLALGAVPPSQASRCG; encoded by the coding sequence ATGAATTCTTCCCGGGGGCGTCGGCCGGGGAAGCCCGACACCCGCGCCCAGATCCTGGATGTCGCCCGCCGGCGCTTCCTCGAAGGCGGATACCAGGACGTCACCCTGCGCTCCATCGCCGCCGAGGCCGGCGTGGATCTTGCCCTGGTCAGCTACTACTTCGGCTCCAAGAAGGGCCTGCTCAGCGCGGCCCTCGCCTTGGTCGTCAACCCCTCCGACATCCTCGGCCGCGCCGCTGAAGGCGAGCCGGCCACCTTCCCCCAGCGCGCCCTGTACGCCCTGCTCTCGCTGTGGGAAAACTCCGAAACCGGCGCACCCCTGCGCGCCCTCGTGGCCGGGGCCGCGCACGATGCCGCCTTCGCCGACCTGGTCAGGGAGATGACGGAGAAGGAACTGATCGAGAAGATCGCATCCCGGATCGGCGGCAGGGACGCCCGCAAACGCGCCGCAGCGTTCTGCGCCCAGATCGCCGGCCTGATCGTGACCCGCTACATCCTCCGCCTCGAACCGATCGCTTCCATGGCGCCTGATGAAATAATCCGGATCTACAGCCCCCCGCTACGCCTGGCCCTCGGGGCAGTCCCGCCGAGCCAGGCTTCGCGCTGCGGCTAG
- a CDS encoding MFS transporter — MASLNVALPDIARQTHATQTQQSWIIDAYSLVFASLLLPAGALGDRFGRRRALVVGLIVFGAGSALAVFTTSPDQLIALRVLLGVGAALIMPATLSTITSSFPREQRARAVSIWSAVAGASGVLGLLASGTLLEWWSWQSVFWFNVVLAAVALVGTLAFVPESADARPVPLDAVGAILAAAGIAALVYAVIEAPVNGWSDPVTLGGIAVGLLILVGFVVFELRSRHPLLDPRLFTNRRFAAGSLSITLQFFALFGFIFVMMQYLQLVRRDSALMAALSLLAMPIGMVPASRLSPRLSQRYGDRGPWVAGLLALAAGMGVLAHLDGNSAYWHIAAGLIPLGAGLGLAMPPATTSITSAVPKGLQNVGSAVNDLARELGGALGIAVLGSILTASYRNNLHLTGVPPQVAEAAKSSLAGAAAAGPGVMHQAQDAFITGLRASLHGGAITAVVTAVAVAVLLRRRRTASDKTPCPAPAEAVPHSGREQADAA; from the coding sequence ATGGCTTCACTCAACGTGGCTCTGCCCGACATCGCGCGCCAGACGCACGCGACCCAGACCCAGCAGTCGTGGATCATCGACGCCTACAGCCTGGTCTTCGCCTCCCTGCTGCTGCCCGCCGGGGCGCTCGGTGACCGGTTCGGCAGGCGCCGGGCGCTGGTCGTCGGTCTCATCGTCTTCGGGGCGGGTTCGGCCCTTGCGGTGTTCACCACCAGCCCGGACCAGCTGATCGCGCTGCGCGTGCTGCTGGGCGTGGGGGCCGCGTTGATCATGCCCGCGACCCTGTCGACCATCACCAGCAGCTTCCCGCGAGAGCAGCGGGCGCGGGCGGTGAGCATCTGGTCGGCGGTCGCCGGGGCCAGCGGGGTCCTCGGTCTGCTGGCCTCGGGCACGTTGCTGGAGTGGTGGTCGTGGCAGTCGGTGTTCTGGTTCAACGTGGTGCTGGCCGCGGTAGCGCTGGTCGGCACGCTGGCCTTCGTACCGGAGTCCGCCGATGCCCGCCCAGTGCCGCTGGATGCGGTCGGCGCGATCCTGGCGGCGGCCGGGATCGCGGCACTCGTCTACGCGGTGATCGAAGCCCCGGTCAACGGCTGGAGCGACCCCGTCACGCTCGGCGGCATCGCGGTCGGACTGCTCATCCTGGTCGGCTTCGTCGTCTTCGAGCTGCGCAGTCGGCACCCGCTGCTCGACCCGCGGCTGTTCACCAACCGGCGCTTCGCGGCAGGCTCGCTGTCGATCACACTGCAGTTCTTCGCCCTGTTCGGGTTCATCTTCGTGATGATGCAGTACCTCCAGCTGGTCCGCCGCGACAGCGCGCTGATGGCCGCTCTCAGCCTGCTGGCCATGCCGATCGGCATGGTCCCCGCCTCCCGGCTCAGCCCCCGCCTCAGCCAGCGGTACGGTGACCGCGGCCCCTGGGTGGCCGGGCTGCTCGCACTCGCCGCCGGCATGGGCGTCCTGGCCCACCTGGACGGCAACAGCGCCTACTGGCACATCGCCGCCGGCCTGATCCCGCTCGGTGCCGGCCTGGGACTGGCCATGCCGCCGGCCACCACCTCCATCACCAGCGCCGTGCCCAAGGGCCTGCAGAACGTCGGCTCCGCCGTCAACGACCTGGCCCGCGAACTCGGCGGCGCGCTGGGCATTGCGGTGCTCGGCAGCATCCTGACCGCCAGCTACCGCAACAACCTACACCTGACCGGGGTCCCGCCCCAGGTCGCCGAGGCGGCGAAGTCCTCACTGGCCGGTGCCGCCGCGGCCGGTCCGGGCGTCATGCACCAGGCGCAGGATGCGTTCATCACCGGGCTGCGCGCCTCCTTGCACGGTGGCGCCATCACGGCAGTCGTCACGGCCGTCGCCGTGGCCGTCCTGCTTCGCCGGCGCCGCACCGCGAGCGACAAGACGCCGTGCCCCGCCCCTGCGGAAGCGGTGCCGCACAGCGGACGAGAGCAGGCGGATGCGGCCTGA
- a CDS encoding FAD-dependent monooxygenase, producing MSFGPLHEYDVPSPEIQSGAGHRGDVDVLVIGAGPTGLTAACEALRHGLSVRIVDRKPGRSTFSKALVVHARTLEIFETMGVAEQILTEGARFTALNVYTRRRRPVRVDLLGLPWGDTAYPFWLSIPQYATERVLESHLNQRGGRIEWGVELDEIHSNGNHVTVTLQHGTWRREVTRARWLIGCDGGRSRVRAAAGLRLERSDAGANFVLADVKTTADLVEDEGHVFLAPEGMLLIVPMPEPRRWRIIAHAPQAGQDTSLPVGKAFLDDLIRRRSGITFGSHDVTWTSQFQLSHGLADHYRRGRVFLAGDAAHIHSPVGGQGLNTGVQDAHNLLWKLAAARHMQPGLADSLLDSYEAERRPVAHSMVRQTARATSALTTRTPALRHLLATLAPHLLTRPATQARLGRGVGMLDIGYPNSPLANAAPMSPGAGLRMPNLALRAGGRLHQRLNPLGHTWIVHGRPGSTASDPSDPWWAGLPVVFLPDDQLTEPLTGLARVTLVRPDGYIAATGAIAEAVWSQLPTFARPFTVISHNGSGRTAAT from the coding sequence TTGTCCTTCGGACCCCTGCATGAGTACGACGTGCCAAGCCCGGAGATCCAATCGGGAGCCGGGCACCGCGGCGACGTCGATGTCCTGGTCATCGGCGCCGGCCCCACCGGGTTGACCGCCGCTTGCGAAGCCCTGCGCCACGGCCTGAGCGTGCGCATCGTCGACCGCAAACCCGGCCGCTCCACCTTCTCCAAGGCGCTGGTCGTCCACGCCCGCACCCTGGAGATCTTCGAAACCATGGGCGTGGCCGAGCAGATCCTCACCGAAGGCGCCCGATTCACCGCTCTCAACGTGTACACCCGGCGCCGCCGCCCGGTACGCGTGGATCTGCTCGGCCTCCCCTGGGGCGACACGGCCTACCCCTTCTGGCTGTCCATCCCCCAGTACGCCACCGAACGCGTTCTCGAATCACACCTCAACCAAAGAGGCGGCAGGATCGAGTGGGGGGTCGAGCTGGACGAGATCCACAGCAACGGCAACCACGTCACCGTCACGCTCCAACACGGCACCTGGAGACGTGAGGTGACACGCGCACGCTGGCTCATCGGCTGCGACGGCGGCCGCAGCCGCGTCAGGGCCGCCGCCGGCCTGCGGCTGGAGCGCTCGGACGCCGGGGCGAACTTCGTCCTGGCCGACGTCAAGACCACCGCAGATCTCGTCGAAGACGAAGGGCACGTCTTCCTCGCGCCGGAAGGCATGCTGCTCATCGTGCCGATGCCCGAGCCGCGCCGATGGCGCATCATCGCGCATGCCCCCCAGGCCGGGCAGGATACGTCACTGCCCGTCGGCAAAGCCTTCCTCGACGACCTGATCCGACGGCGGTCGGGGATCACATTCGGCAGCCACGACGTAACGTGGACTTCCCAGTTCCAGCTCAGCCACGGCCTGGCCGACCACTACCGCCGCGGACGGGTCTTCCTCGCCGGAGACGCCGCCCACATCCACAGCCCGGTCGGCGGCCAGGGGCTCAACACCGGCGTACAGGACGCCCATAACCTGCTCTGGAAACTCGCAGCCGCGCGGCACATGCAACCCGGACTGGCCGACAGCCTCCTCGACAGCTACGAGGCCGAGCGGCGCCCTGTCGCCCACTCCATGGTCCGCCAAACCGCCCGCGCAACCAGCGCGCTGACCACACGCACACCCGCGCTCCGACACCTCCTCGCCACCCTCGCCCCCCACCTCCTCACCCGGCCCGCCACGCAGGCACGCCTGGGCCGTGGCGTCGGCATGCTGGACATCGGCTACCCGAACAGCCCCCTGGCGAACGCGGCACCCATGTCTCCCGGAGCCGGCCTGCGGATGCCGAACCTCGCACTGCGCGCCGGAGGCCGCCTCCACCAGCGGCTGAACCCGCTGGGCCACACCTGGATCGTGCATGGCCGCCCCGGCAGCACAGCCTCCGACCCCAGCGACCCGTGGTGGGCCGGCCTGCCTGTGGTCTTCCTCCCCGACGACCAACTCACCGAACCCCTCACCGGCCTGGCGCGAGTCACCCTCGTACGGCCCGACGGATACATAGCCGCGACCGGCGCGATCGCCGAAGCGGTCTGGTCCCAGCTGCCGACGTTCGCCCGCCCCTTCACTGTCATCTCGCACAACGGCAGCGGCCGCACCGCAGCCACCTGA
- a CDS encoding TetR/AcrR family transcriptional regulator: protein MSSTPVHRRQPTLSNPRVQRTRARILTVARELLPEVGPTGLTYALLAERADVTRQTLYRHWANRAALLFDLILEGPDLGDYPEPGSDVRAVATAWLKSLRNGISDPAIRTAVLAVTAQADHDPDSAHALARIGQDRHAALNKLLEPSGVQINDDEYTMLYGPVLARLFLDRGQVTDTFIDAVVTQWLTTLERSGALPQPHAPTGT, encoded by the coding sequence ATGTCCTCCACGCCCGTTCACCGCCGCCAGCCGACCCTCAGCAACCCGCGCGTCCAGCGCACACGCGCCCGCATCCTCACCGTCGCGCGCGAGCTGCTGCCCGAGGTCGGGCCGACCGGACTGACCTACGCCCTGCTGGCCGAGCGGGCCGACGTCACCCGCCAGACCCTCTACCGGCACTGGGCCAACCGCGCCGCCCTGCTCTTCGACCTCATCCTCGAAGGCCCCGACCTCGGCGACTACCCCGAGCCGGGCAGCGACGTGCGCGCCGTGGCCACCGCCTGGCTGAAAAGCCTGCGCAACGGCATCAGCGACCCCGCCATCCGTACCGCCGTCCTCGCCGTCACCGCGCAGGCCGACCACGACCCCGACAGCGCCCACGCCCTCGCCCGCATCGGCCAGGACCGCCACGCGGCGCTGAACAAACTGCTCGAACCCTCCGGCGTCCAGATCAACGACGACGAGTACACGATGCTCTACGGGCCCGTCCTCGCCCGGCTCTTCCTCGACCGCGGACAGGTCACCGACACCTTCATCGACGCCGTCGTCACCCAGTGGCTCACCACCCTGGAACGCTCCGGCGCGCTCCCGCAGCCGCACGCCCCGACCGGAACCTGA
- a CDS encoding NADP-dependent oxidoreductase: MSTAITFSEYGAPGVLTLSEVPTPEPGPGQVRVRVRAAAVNPIDVRIRAGMMQGVFPVEFPMIPGWDVAGVVDKAGEEASFTVGDEVFGVAAVGGYSEFALLDRPFAKPKELSFETAAGLITVGEAAYRALEHLGVGAGQTLLIHGAGGSVGTIAVQLAAARGIAVVGTVAEQDVERVNRLGATAVRYGEGWVERVKAAAAGGVDFVFDASGAGVLAESVALAGDAGRVITIADPSFAQHGVRFTGMDPADRFPEALPQLAGLIAAGKLDVPVWRAYPLAEAAQAHADIEARRNEGKVVLLP; encoded by the coding sequence ATGTCCACTGCGATCACTTTCTCCGAGTACGGCGCGCCCGGCGTGCTGACACTGTCGGAGGTCCCGACGCCGGAGCCGGGCCCGGGCCAGGTCCGCGTCCGCGTGCGGGCCGCCGCCGTGAACCCGATCGACGTGCGGATCCGCGCGGGGATGATGCAGGGCGTCTTCCCTGTCGAGTTCCCGATGATCCCGGGCTGGGACGTCGCCGGTGTGGTCGACAAGGCCGGCGAGGAGGCGAGCTTCACGGTCGGCGACGAGGTCTTTGGCGTCGCCGCGGTCGGTGGCTACAGCGAGTTCGCGCTGCTGGACCGACCGTTCGCCAAGCCGAAGGAGCTGTCGTTCGAGACCGCAGCCGGCCTGATCACCGTCGGAGAAGCCGCCTACCGGGCCCTGGAGCACCTGGGGGTCGGGGCGGGTCAGACGCTGCTGATCCACGGTGCGGGCGGCAGCGTCGGCACCATCGCGGTGCAGCTGGCCGCCGCCCGCGGTATCGCCGTGGTCGGCACCGTCGCCGAGCAGGACGTCGAGCGCGTCAACCGTCTCGGCGCCACCGCCGTCCGCTACGGCGAGGGCTGGGTGGAGCGGGTGAAGGCCGCGGCTGCGGGCGGGGTGGACTTCGTGTTCGACGCCTCCGGCGCGGGCGTGCTCGCCGAGTCCGTCGCCCTGGCCGGCGACGCCGGCCGGGTCATCACCATCGCCGACCCGTCCTTCGCCCAGCACGGGGTGCGCTTCACCGGAATGGACCCGGCCGACCGGTTCCCCGAGGCCCTGCCGCAGCTGGCCGGCCTGATCGCCGCAGGCAAGCTCGACGTCCCGGTGTGGCGCGCCTACCCGCTCGCCGAGGCCGCGCAGGCCCACGCCGACATCGAAGCCCGCCGAAACGAGGGCAAGGTCGTCCTCCTCCCCTGA
- a CDS encoding winged helix-turn-helix transcriptional regulator: MAACTTLPPLTADADLAAAFEVLGQKWNGIILHTLATRPARYGELRTAIRPISTKMLAARLRELVDAGLVTHAQLPPGPATYTLTADGRALLTALEHIRTWWQQRIPATPPIS, encoded by the coding sequence ATGGCAGCCTGCACCACCCTCCCGCCACTGACGGCGGACGCGGACCTGGCCGCCGCGTTCGAGGTCCTTGGCCAGAAGTGGAACGGCATCATCCTGCACACCCTGGCCACCCGGCCCGCCCGCTACGGCGAACTGCGCACCGCGATCCGCCCGATCAGCACCAAGATGCTCGCCGCGAGGCTGCGTGAACTCGTCGACGCCGGGCTGGTCACCCACGCCCAACTGCCCCCCGGTCCTGCCACCTACACCCTCACCGCCGACGGCCGGGCCCTGCTGACCGCCCTGGAGCACATCCGCACCTGGTGGCAGCAGCGCATCCCCGCCACCCCACCCATCTCTTGA